The following are encoded together in the Tatumella ptyseos genome:
- a CDS encoding fimbria/pilus outer membrane usher protein, producing MKKIKKNNLVIKYKVLLNLILISFSNNLYATENESKKIKFNTSLLTDFNKNIDVSWLENDNIPDVFGKQDVDILLNGKKMGLFSIQFINNKDGVVKPCIPIKILRKVNLNQEAFEKIKSESCIIVEDVLPGARSHYEYDDENVEITLPQIYLKETPEGYVDPALWEDGINALTTNYTLSASNFFQRQNKRDSAYYGNVFSILRFKQWRFFSYDTFSGGNQRENRINHLQTYAKRPIRSLRAELSLGDFSSTGERFPSTALRGVALQTDERMFPWTQKGYAPTINGIANSNAVVTISQNGNTLYERSVPPGEFRINDLYALGYGGDLTVQVKESDGKVNIYTVPYSNLPQLLRKGFYKYSLVSGRLANKEIEGSTIVNEATISYGVSNQATIFGGVQYVTDNTYKAVNSGVAFNTPLGAISGEMTQSWSDKIEEKSDGNSFKDRTLFKISLAKVFDDTKTNFNIASYYLSGKNYYNLNDAIYKRKLLYKDESWDVDRYRNRFEVVLSQQLTDSLGSFSLSYLREKGNYSGKKNDKKNSYLIGYRNSYNSLSYSIGINKAFTSNGYNETQYYLNLSMPFGFKATPRPSLNMGLSYNSDNSTVRTSINGTVQHQSSTSSLSSYFSQSSKYGPDFGFSIGNTDSYLQKNINYSQGKQSYSLGANLSGGILIHSDAIQFSSYLPDTLALIEAKGAEGAKVSGNTHSKIDHRGYGISGGITPYQENIIFLQTEGSNLSFDSNEDSQLAIPTASSIVKKTFSNKNEKTLVVKVKGKDDKWLPFGTNIYSEGKLVGTLSQGGLALISLDHGIGNLKVKGIRNGHKFECDLLMDKISIEKLNAVSGYSFNLLTCE from the coding sequence ATGAAAAAGATAAAAAAAAATAATTTAGTAATTAAATATAAAGTGTTATTAAACTTAATTCTAATATCTTTTTCTAATAATCTGTATGCAACTGAGAATGAGAGTAAAAAAATAAAATTCAATACCAGTCTACTAACAGATTTCAATAAAAATATAGATGTATCTTGGTTGGAAAACGACAATATACCAGATGTTTTTGGAAAACAGGATGTGGATATATTGTTGAATGGAAAAAAAATGGGTCTGTTTAGTATTCAATTTATAAATAATAAGGATGGTGTAGTTAAACCCTGTATACCAATAAAAATACTAAGGAAAGTGAATTTAAATCAAGAAGCATTTGAAAAAATTAAGAGCGAGAGTTGTATTATCGTCGAGGATGTGCTTCCAGGTGCAAGGAGCCACTACGAATATGATGACGAAAATGTAGAAATAACATTACCGCAGATATATCTCAAAGAGACTCCTGAGGGCTATGTTGATCCTGCATTATGGGAGGACGGTATTAATGCTTTGACGACAAACTATACGTTAAGTGCAAGTAATTTTTTTCAGAGGCAGAATAAGAGAGATAGCGCATATTATGGAAATGTCTTTAGTATTTTGAGATTTAAACAATGGAGATTTTTTTCTTATGACACCTTCAGTGGAGGTAACCAAAGAGAAAATAGAATAAACCATTTACAGACCTATGCTAAAAGACCAATTAGATCATTACGTGCGGAACTTTCCTTGGGTGACTTTTCGTCAACAGGCGAAAGATTTCCAAGCACTGCACTACGTGGCGTAGCACTCCAAACTGACGAGCGTATGTTTCCTTGGACACAAAAAGGCTATGCACCAACAATAAACGGTATAGCAAATAGTAATGCGGTGGTCACGATAAGTCAGAATGGTAATACATTATATGAAAGAAGCGTTCCACCGGGTGAGTTTAGAATAAATGATCTTTATGCATTGGGTTATGGTGGAGATCTGACAGTACAAGTGAAGGAGAGTGATGGCAAGGTAAATATTTACACCGTTCCATACAGTAATCTGCCTCAGCTTCTAAGGAAAGGATTCTATAAATACAGTCTAGTGAGTGGGAGGCTAGCGAATAAAGAAATTGAGGGTAGTACCATTGTTAATGAAGCAACCATTAGTTACGGAGTCTCGAACCAAGCCACTATTTTCGGAGGAGTGCAATATGTAACAGATAATACTTACAAAGCTGTTAATTCTGGCGTCGCGTTCAACACACCACTGGGTGCAATAAGCGGAGAAATGACACAGTCTTGGAGCGATAAGATAGAAGAAAAAAGTGATGGTAATAGTTTTAAAGATAGGACGTTATTTAAGATTAGTTTGGCAAAAGTTTTTGATGATACTAAAACAAATTTCAATATTGCCAGCTACTATCTATCGGGAAAGAACTACTATAATTTAAATGATGCAATATATAAAAGAAAATTATTATATAAAGATGAAAGTTGGGATGTTGATCGTTACAGAAATAGGTTTGAAGTTGTGCTATCTCAACAACTAACTGATTCACTTGGTAGTTTTTCTTTAAGCTATTTAAGAGAGAAGGGAAATTATTCCGGTAAAAAAAATGATAAAAAAAACTCTTATCTTATAGGTTACCGTAATAGTTATAATTCTCTAAGCTATAGTATAGGAATTAACAAAGCATTTACTAGTAATGGATATAATGAAACACAATATTATTTAAATCTATCAATGCCATTTGGATTTAAAGCTACACCAAGACCATCGTTAAATATGGGGTTGAGCTATAATAGCGACAACTCAACAGTCAGAACTTCAATTAACGGTACAGTGCAGCATCAATCTTCAACATCTAGTTTAAGTAGCTACTTTAGCCAATCATCAAAATACGGACCGGATTTTGGATTTAGCATAGGTAATACAGATTCATATTTACAAAAAAATATAAACTATAGTCAAGGTAAGCAAAGTTATTCTCTAGGGGCAAATTTAAGTGGGGGAATATTGATTCATTCCGATGCAATACAATTTAGTTCATATCTACCTGATACGCTAGCCCTAATAGAAGCTAAAGGTGCCGAAGGGGCAAAAGTTTCTGGAAATACACATTCTAAAATTGACCATAGAGGATACGGAATAAGTGGCGGTATTACTCCCTATCAAGAAAATATAATATTTTTACAAACTGAAGGTTCAAACCTGAGTTTTGATAGTAACGAGGATAGCCAATTGGCAATCCCAACTGCATCTTCGATAGTGAAAAAAACGTTCTCTAATAAAAATGAAAAAACCTTGGTTGTGAAAGTAAAAGGTAAAGATGATAAATGGTTACCTTTTGGAACTAATATTTATAGTGAAGGAAAGCTCGTTGGCACTTTAAGTCAAGGTGGCCTAGCACTTATTTCTTTAGATCATGGGATTGGTAATCTTAAGGTTAAAGGTATAAGAAATGGTCATAAGTTTGAATGCGATTTATTAATGGATAAAATTTCAATCGAGAAACTTAATGCTGTAAGTGGTTATAGTTTTAATTTATTAACTTGTGAATAG